A genomic region of Methanothermobacter sp. CaT2 contains the following coding sequences:
- a CDS encoding DUF2769 domain-containing protein, whose translation MQVDFSMENIRRCLCLECPVQSRSQCVADKKKIMLLITQQDLDSAMRMDTDRVPGVYCSTGRAICRDIDPHEECLCSGCEVWREHRLSEDDVSEYFCVRER comes from the coding sequence ATGCAGGTTGACTTCAGTATGGAAAACATCAGAAGGTGCCTCTGCCTTGAGTGTCCCGTCCAGAGCAGGAGTCAGTGCGTGGCAGATAAGAAGAAGATAATGCTCCTAATAACCCAGCAGGACCTTGACAGTGCCATGCGCATGGACACCGACAGGGTTCCAGGGGTCTACTGTTCCACAGGTAGAGCCATTTGCAGGGATATAGATCCCCATGAGGAATGCCTCTGCAGTGGGTGTGAGGTCTGGCGTGAGCACAGGTTATCTGAGGATGACGTATCTGAGTACTTCTGTGTCAGAGAAAGGTAA
- a CDS encoding glutamate synthase-related protein, whose amino-acid sequence MVQILLTEPEKCDGCNKCVEACEEVLGRSAIFLNKMDTGYHAIVCQQCVDPSCARGCFRDAIQRENGAVKIDQESCVGCKLCMLMCPIGAITYTDDGMVKCDQQCMESPGDTPACVAACEQGCLEALDVMEYVNDIQRGFEIKKPTTSSITPSSPSSDLAAATQGLCVFCGTCEIVCPTDAIEIVEDHAEIDKTKCIMCGSCLAACPVLLPTGAGSIWDPRTIADIRYTSKAGKYVLRGFGTERRLPNFDDIIILPAQASIPPVDKYREPCNTSVVLGDRFAEEPLVLQTPVLIAGMSFGALSKESKLAMAKGTSLVGSCANTGEGGMLPEERELADNLMVQYSSGRFGVSSDYLNVADAIEVKIGQGAKPGMGGHLLAEKVSPEVAEIRGIPEGTDALSPARFLDATREGDLAKHIELLREVTDWRVPIVVKLGPGRVYEDVQIAAEAGADVISVDGMEGGTGAAPEVVIEHTGVPTLAALVQAVNGLNDIGLKDEVDLIITGGIRSGADVAKAMAMGADAVYIGTGAMIAMGCRACRMCYTGKCPVGVATQDPVLRKRMDVDLAARRVANYIKSMTEEAKMLAQLAGHDDIRKFSPDDLRALDTNTAEITGLKLINQ is encoded by the coding sequence ATGGTGCAGATACTCTTAACAGAACCTGAAAAATGTGATGGGTGTAACAAGTGCGTGGAGGCCTGTGAGGAGGTCCTTGGAAGAAGTGCCATATTCCTCAACAAGATGGACACGGGATACCATGCAATCGTATGCCAGCAGTGTGTTGACCCGTCATGTGCACGGGGATGCTTCAGGGATGCCATCCAGAGGGAAAACGGTGCAGTGAAGATCGACCAGGAGTCATGTGTGGGCTGCAAACTCTGCATGCTCATGTGCCCAATAGGTGCAATAACATACACAGATGATGGGATGGTTAAGTGTGACCAGCAGTGCATGGAAAGCCCCGGTGATACACCTGCATGTGTGGCTGCCTGTGAACAGGGCTGCCTGGAGGCCCTTGACGTTATGGAGTACGTCAACGACATCCAGAGGGGCTTTGAAATCAAAAAACCCACCACATCATCCATAACGCCCTCATCACCATCATCAGACCTTGCAGCAGCAACACAGGGACTGTGTGTATTCTGTGGTACCTGCGAAATCGTCTGTCCCACAGACGCAATAGAGATTGTTGAGGACCATGCCGAGATAGATAAGACCAAGTGTATAATGTGCGGATCATGTCTTGCAGCATGCCCTGTTCTCCTGCCAACAGGCGCAGGAAGCATATGGGACCCAAGGACAATTGCAGATATCAGGTACACATCCAAGGCAGGTAAATATGTCCTCAGGGGATTCGGTACAGAGAGGAGGCTGCCAAACTTTGACGATATAATAATACTCCCTGCCCAGGCATCAATTCCCCCTGTTGACAAGTACAGGGAGCCCTGCAACACCAGCGTGGTGCTTGGTGACAGATTTGCAGAGGAACCACTGGTCCTCCAGACCCCTGTACTCATTGCGGGTATGTCCTTCGGTGCCCTCAGCAAGGAGAGCAAACTGGCCATGGCCAAGGGCACATCCCTCGTGGGATCCTGCGCCAACACAGGTGAGGGCGGAATGCTACCCGAGGAGAGGGAACTGGCAGATAACCTCATGGTCCAGTACTCAAGTGGTAGATTCGGTGTATCCTCAGACTACCTCAACGTGGCAGATGCAATAGAGGTCAAGATAGGGCAGGGCGCAAAGCCTGGTATGGGAGGACACCTCCTGGCAGAGAAGGTAAGCCCTGAGGTTGCAGAGATCCGTGGAATACCCGAAGGAACAGACGCTCTCAGCCCCGCCCGTTTCCTTGACGCCACAAGGGAGGGCGACCTTGCAAAGCACATAGAACTCCTAAGGGAGGTCACAGACTGGAGGGTGCCGATTGTTGTCAAACTTGGACCCGGAAGGGTCTATGAGGACGTCCAGATCGCCGCCGAGGCCGGGGCAGATGTGATCTCAGTTGATGGAATGGAGGGTGGAACAGGTGCGGCGCCTGAGGTTGTTATAGAGCATACAGGTGTTCCAACCCTCGCAGCCCTTGTACAGGCAGTTAACGGTCTCAATGACATCGGGCTCAAGGATGAGGTTGACCTCATCATAACCGGTGGTATCAGGAGCGGTGCCGACGTTGCCAAGGCCATGGCAATGGGTGCGGATGCTGTGTACATCGGTACAGGTGCAATGATCGCCATGGGATGCCGTGCCTGCCGCATGTGCTACACCGGTAAGTGCCCTGTTGGTGTGGCAACACAGGACCCTGTCCTCAGGAAAAGGATGGACGTGGACCTTGCTGCCAGAAGGGTTGCCAACTACATAAAGTCCATGACCGAGGAGGCCAAGATGCTGGCACAGCTTGCAGGCCACGACGACATAAGGAAATTCAGCCCTGATGACCTGCGTGCACTGGACACCAACACAGCGGAGATCACTGGACTTAAACTCATAAACCAGTGA
- a CDS encoding MFS transporter, whose product MLLFAGVFMGALDIGIIGPALPAIEKSFHVDPRLASWMFASYILFFMVGTPVMAKLSDRYGRRNIYILDITLFTTGSAITALSPSYPLLILGRSLQGFGAGGIFPVASAFIGDTFPPESRGRALGIIGSVFGFSSIAGPVLAGFILPYGWEWLFLINIPVAAIIVIAGFFILPVTVKDDEGGFDVLGTIILAVLVTSLAIGINQLNTADIPGSITRPIVSLPLLIAMALLPILWRVENSARDPIIQVDLLREREVRIATAISAGNGLSQSAIVFIPSYALLALSLSESMASFSLLPFVMTMALGAPVIGFLLDRVGSRIVMVSGSLILITGCLMMALLSSVLALFILAEVLMGLGLITVIGAPLRYIMLSEAPPEHRASGQALLNILSSAGQLVGGAMIGGVVASIGGTGGYRYSFLLLVFVAITIFLLSTRLKRREEQLATMKRNL is encoded by the coding sequence GTGCTGCTCTTTGCAGGGGTCTTCATGGGGGCGCTCGATATAGGAATAATCGGCCCGGCGCTTCCTGCAATTGAAAAATCATTCCATGTGGACCCCCGCCTTGCATCCTGGATGTTTGCATCATACATACTTTTCTTCATGGTGGGAACACCTGTCATGGCAAAGCTCTCAGACAGGTACGGTCGGAGAAACATTTACATCCTTGACATAACCCTCTTTACAACGGGATCCGCCATAACAGCGTTATCACCATCATATCCCCTTCTCATCCTCGGAAGATCACTTCAGGGATTCGGTGCCGGGGGTATCTTCCCTGTTGCAAGTGCATTCATAGGGGACACGTTCCCCCCTGAGAGCCGCGGCAGGGCGCTCGGTATCATCGGATCGGTATTCGGTTTCTCATCAATAGCAGGTCCCGTGCTTGCAGGTTTCATACTCCCCTACGGGTGGGAGTGGCTGTTCCTCATCAATATCCCGGTGGCAGCCATCATTGTTATAGCAGGATTCTTCATACTCCCCGTCACGGTTAAGGATGATGAGGGTGGTTTTGATGTCCTGGGGACCATCATACTCGCCGTCCTTGTAACATCACTGGCCATTGGCATAAACCAGCTTAATACAGCAGATATCCCGGGAAGCATCACAAGACCAATCGTTTCACTTCCCCTTTTAATCGCCATGGCACTTCTACCCATCCTCTGGCGTGTTGAAAACAGTGCCCGGGATCCCATAATACAGGTGGACCTACTCAGGGAAAGGGAGGTCAGAATTGCAACTGCAATATCTGCAGGCAATGGCCTGTCACAGTCGGCCATCGTCTTCATACCAAGCTATGCCCTCCTGGCCCTTTCACTATCAGAATCAATGGCCAGTTTCAGTTTACTTCCATTTGTGATGACAATGGCCCTTGGGGCACCTGTTATCGGTTTCCTGCTTGACAGGGTTGGGTCAAGGATCGTGATGGTCTCAGGTAGCCTCATACTTATAACAGGGTGCCTGATGATGGCCCTTCTATCATCCGTCCTGGCGCTCTTCATACTGGCCGAGGTTCTCATGGGCCTTGGCCTCATAACAGTTATAGGGGCCCCCCTGAGGTACATAATGCTTTCTGAGGCTCCCCCTGAACACAGGGCCTCCGGCCAGGCCCTCCTGAATATACTTTCAAGTGCCGGCCAGTTGGTGGGGGGTGCCATGATCGGGGGTGTTGTGGCATCCATTGGAGGAACCGGTGGTTACAGGTATTCGTTCCTCCTCCTTGTGTTTGTCGCCATAACGATCTTCCTCCTATCAACACGCCTCAAGAGAAGGGAAGAACAGCTTGCTACCATGAAAAGGAACCTTTAG
- the aqpM gene encoding aquaporin AqpM, with product MVSLTKRCIAEFIGTFILVFFGAGSAAVTLMIASGGTSPNPFNIGIGLLGGLGDWVAIGLAFGFAIAASIYALGNISGCHINPAVTIGLWSVKKFPGREVVPYIIAQLLGAAFGSFIFLQCAGIGAATVGGLGATAPFPGISYWQAMLAEIVGTFLLMITAMGVAVDRRAPKGFAGIVIGLTVAGIITTLGNISGSSLNPARTFGPYLNDMIFAGTNLWNYYPIYVIGPIVGAVLAALTYQYLTSE from the coding sequence ATGGTATCCCTTACAAAAAGGTGCATCGCCGAGTTTATAGGGACCTTCATTCTTGTGTTCTTTGGGGCAGGGTCAGCCGCGGTGACACTGATGATAGCATCTGGTGGCACATCCCCCAACCCATTCAATATTGGAATAGGGCTCCTTGGGGGACTCGGGGACTGGGTTGCAATAGGTCTCGCCTTTGGTTTTGCAATAGCTGCCAGCATATATGCCCTGGGAAACATCTCGGGCTGCCACATAAACCCGGCAGTTACCATAGGGTTATGGTCTGTTAAGAAGTTCCCTGGACGTGAAGTCGTACCCTACATCATTGCACAGCTCCTTGGAGCTGCATTCGGGAGCTTCATATTCCTCCAGTGTGCTGGTATAGGAGCGGCCACCGTTGGTGGGCTGGGGGCAACAGCACCATTCCCTGGGATAAGCTACTGGCAGGCAATGCTTGCAGAGATAGTTGGTACATTCCTCCTCATGATCACCGCAATGGGTGTTGCCGTTGATAGGAGAGCCCCCAAGGGCTTTGCAGGGATAGTTATAGGGCTCACGGTTGCCGGTATAATCACAACACTAGGTAACATAAGTGGAAGCTCACTGAACCCGGCACGTACCTTTGGCCCTTACCTCAATGACATGATCTTCGCAGGTACTAACCTCTGGAACTACTATCCCATCTACGTCATAGGACCCATTGTGGGGGCGGTTCTTGCAGCACTCACCTACCAGTATCTCACATCGGAATAA
- a CDS encoding DUF2180 family protein: MKCYVCAEQGKETDAVAICIVCGMGLCTEHAIREETEVWSGGYPFPAEKVGGTLPRILCPYCYNVMKED; encoded by the coding sequence ATGAAATGCTATGTATGTGCAGAGCAGGGAAAGGAAACCGATGCTGTGGCCATATGCATTGTCTGTGGCATGGGTCTCTGCACAGAACACGCAATACGGGAGGAAACCGAGGTATGGAGTGGCGGCTACCCCTTCCCGGCAGAGAAGGTTGGGGGTACCCTGCCCAGGATACTCTGCCCCTACTGCTACAACGTTATGAAGGAGGACTAG
- a CDS encoding DUF2193 domain-containing protein: MAELYEKMVKEAMMAQKADVETIKKNRGKEFKIKDTKAYLDVVQDMKAVGEQSEAVINLHKDSVKAHYEILDSLTDTIRPEDDPFVEHYQTPVVLEILRDEDSEFEKSLEAFIDAIGRAEALIGREAIRRYGGFYGPTCVVDFALMPGSTSNVVNRILRETDILEMHKQAILSAKSWGMNTSYGIGEVFANEIENGATAAEAAEKEIEMVKYIYQEPVEAQAKLMDDHGHESFDVREYMSRYRKEMEGTVKAAIDDGVHYGNILTVPAYCVGDISHHIAQSTYNMCKDDVVMAIIEATTGVMESTLNSAVNSFKSEYDVLSLATGSSACAVEYILELDGFNAIGVVDLLTKRFHNYVQLYPTRGAAAELHNSDFMDMIYRGWTHLDEARRMLNGAEGPLEPMVAGHKVDLSPIHENEVIMNPQRYTYPACAITVRFSALMRLADYPCLLTSEPVTATLMTNIIALHKESAASPARTCKNCAAAALVDFRHSHCQWREAV; the protein is encoded by the coding sequence ATGGCTGAGTTATATGAGAAAATGGTAAAAGAGGCCATGATGGCCCAGAAAGCCGATGTGGAAACCATAAAAAAGAACAGGGGAAAGGAGTTTAAAATAAAGGATACAAAGGCCTACCTGGACGTTGTGCAGGACATGAAGGCTGTGGGGGAACAGAGCGAGGCGGTGATAAACCTGCACAAGGACTCAGTGAAGGCCCACTATGAGATACTTGACAGTCTTACAGACACCATAAGACCAGAGGATGACCCCTTCGTTGAACACTACCAGACACCCGTGGTCCTGGAGATACTGAGGGACGAGGACAGTGAATTTGAGAAGAGCCTTGAGGCATTCATAGATGCAATAGGAAGGGCAGAGGCCCTCATAGGAAGGGAGGCAATAAGAAGGTATGGAGGATTCTATGGGCCAACCTGTGTGGTTGACTTCGCCCTCATGCCAGGAAGCACAAGCAACGTGGTGAACAGGATCCTCAGGGAGACAGATATACTTGAGATGCACAAACAGGCGATCCTCTCAGCAAAGTCATGGGGTATGAACACCTCCTATGGTATTGGAGAGGTATTCGCAAATGAGATCGAAAACGGGGCAACCGCTGCAGAGGCGGCAGAGAAGGAAATAGAGATGGTGAAATACATCTACCAGGAACCTGTTGAGGCACAGGCAAAACTCATGGACGATCATGGACACGAGTCCTTCGATGTGAGGGAGTACATGTCCCGCTACAGGAAGGAGATGGAGGGGACGGTGAAGGCCGCCATTGATGATGGGGTGCACTACGGCAACATACTCACGGTACCGGCGTACTGCGTCGGTGACATATCACACCACATAGCCCAGTCCACCTACAACATGTGCAAGGATGATGTGGTGATGGCCATAATCGAGGCAACAACCGGGGTTATGGAAAGCACACTTAACAGTGCAGTCAACTCATTTAAGAGCGAATATGATGTGCTGAGCCTTGCAACCGGTTCATCTGCATGTGCAGTTGAGTACATACTTGAACTCGACGGATTCAATGCAATCGGTGTTGTTGACCTCCTCACCAAGAGGTTCCACAACTATGTGCAGTTATACCCCACAAGGGGGGCTGCAGCAGAGCTCCACAACAGTGACTTCATGGACATGATATACCGTGGATGGACCCATCTGGATGAGGCAAGGAGGATGCTCAACGGAGCAGAGGGTCCACTTGAGCCAATGGTTGCTGGACATAAGGTTGACCTCTCACCGATACATGAAAACGAGGTTATAATGAACCCGCAGCGCTACACATACCCTGCCTGCGCAATAACCGTGAGGTTCTCAGCCCTCATGAGACTTGCCGATTACCCATGCCTCCTTACAAGTGAACCTGTAACAGCAACCCTCATGACCAACATAATCGCACTCCATAAGGAGAGCGCAGCATCACCTGCAAGGACCTGTAAGAACTGTGCAGCGGCAGCACTGGTGGACTTCAGGCACAGCCACTGCCAGTGGAGAGAGGCTGTATAA
- a CDS encoding C39 family peptidase: protein MRKLCLWGLLILFTLTVSFNAAAAAETPQDNSSNPTDPMELSTADNPEGNFTDPAEFTIDDNITADTTGVVMQTRNYTCGPAALATLLQNLGINTTEDELADLAETTEDGTTMQGLIKAAKAKGVNLIGVKLNITELHENMIAYTVSGGKGHYTLIREVTSNTVKLADPTQGNIEIPLEEFQKIYTGYTLTTTNQTETTENTTEPENQTEPHINTEKS from the coding sequence ATGAGAAAGTTGTGTCTTTGGGGTTTGCTGATCCTCTTCACACTCACGGTATCCTTTAACGCTGCTGCAGCCGCAGAAACCCCACAGGATAACAGCAGCAACCCCACCGATCCCATGGAACTATCCACAGCAGATAACCCTGAAGGGAACTTCACGGATCCAGCAGAGTTCACCATAGACGATAACATCACAGCCGACACCACAGGAGTGGTTATGCAGACCAGGAACTACACCTGCGGCCCGGCAGCACTCGCCACACTACTCCAGAACCTCGGAATAAACACAACCGAAGATGAGCTCGCAGACCTCGCCGAAACCACAGAAGACGGAACAACAATGCAGGGACTCATCAAAGCAGCAAAGGCCAAAGGCGTGAACCTCATTGGAGTGAAACTCAACATCACTGAACTCCACGAAAACATGATCGCCTATACAGTGAGCGGCGGCAAGGGACACTACACCCTCATCAGGGAAGTCACCAGCAACACCGTTAAACTCGCAGACCCCACACAGGGAAACATAGAAATACCACTGGAAGAATTCCAAAAAATCTACACAGGCTACACCCTCACAACCACCAACCAAACAGAAACAACTGAAAACACAACAGAACCAGAAAACCAAACAGAACCCCATATAAACACAGAAAAATCCTAA
- a CDS encoding ArsR family transcriptional regulator, which yields MKTLVSNLRGRCLFDVAVKAQIDGLISVQAEDFNDTCLEKFIKGGIIRVEGRNPIEAARKIAEVIRGAKKHGEVYVAFDGSDLGGLLSFLAHREGVDGIYTCFGDSAVRLPPLKLDISDTRLRILEALEEESLNAVLIARKVGISRAMVYKHLSGLMEMGLVEQSQMFDRYSITDAGKLVII from the coding sequence ATGAAGACGCTTGTGAGTAACCTGCGGGGAAGGTGCCTCTTTGATGTGGCTGTGAAGGCCCAGATAGATGGGCTGATATCGGTACAGGCAGAGGACTTCAATGATACATGTCTCGAGAAATTCATAAAGGGAGGTATTATTCGGGTTGAGGGGCGAAACCCCATTGAGGCCGCCAGAAAGATAGCAGAGGTCATAAGGGGTGCTAAAAAGCATGGGGAGGTCTATGTTGCATTCGATGGAAGTGACCTTGGTGGCCTACTCTCATTTTTAGCCCACCGTGAGGGGGTGGATGGTATCTACACGTGCTTTGGGGATTCTGCGGTGCGTCTTCCCCCACTGAAACTTGACATATCTGATACCAGGCTCAGGATACTCGAGGCCCTTGAGGAGGAAAGCCTCAACGCGGTTTTAATTGCAAGGAAGGTCGGCATTTCAAGGGCTATGGTCTACAAGCATCTCTCTGGTCTGATGGAAATGGGGCTTGTGGAGCAGTCCCAGATGTTTGATAGATACTCCATTACAGATGCAGGTAAACTCGTTATAATATAA
- a CDS encoding radical SAM protein gives MKHIQLSHISVSDIITVLTPTCNLRCRYCFFTPRNCREYDAERIADRVLRISSEEGIDSVLIAGGEPTLQRDLPEFTEALSRDLHVTISTNGTRWEILRKSTFHEVHVDLKALDDEKHLQLTGRSNRSVLECIEELTGSGKLEVSTVLIPGIVDVDEIEKIAEFLSEWDVPYRITGYVGYNNSLGARRPRDDEIVRAAEISRKYLSSVSTSLDFRRHKRRRMVLDHI, from the coding sequence GTGAAACATATCCAGCTATCACACATATCCGTAAGTGACATCATAACCGTGCTCACACCCACCTGCAACCTCAGGTGCAGGTACTGCTTCTTCACCCCACGAAACTGCAGGGAGTATGATGCGGAGAGGATAGCAGACCGGGTCCTGAGGATCAGTTCAGAGGAGGGTATAGACAGTGTGCTCATAGCCGGTGGTGAGCCCACACTGCAGAGGGACCTGCCTGAATTCACAGAGGCCCTCAGCAGGGACCTCCATGTGACCATCTCAACCAACGGCACACGGTGGGAAATCCTGAGGAAGAGTACATTCCACGAGGTCCACGTTGACCTCAAGGCACTCGATGATGAGAAACACCTGCAGCTCACAGGAAGATCAAACAGGTCTGTCCTTGAGTGTATAGAGGAACTCACAGGTTCAGGTAAACTGGAGGTCTCAACTGTCCTCATCCCTGGAATCGTGGATGTTGATGAGATTGAAAAAATCGCGGAGTTCCTCTCAGAGTGGGACGTTCCCTACCGCATAACCGGTTATGTTGGCTACAACAACAGCCTGGGTGCCCGGCGGCCCAGGGATGATGAAATAGTGAGGGCTGCGGAGATAAGCAGGAAGTACCTCAGCAGTGTCTCAACATCACTGGACTTCCGGAGGCATAAGAGGAGAAGGATGGTCCTGGACCACATCTAA
- a CDS encoding C39 family peptidase, with amino-acid sequence MRKSCLWGLLILLTLAVSFNAAAAAETPQDNSSNPTDPMELSTADNPEGNFTDPAEFTIDDNITADTTGVVMQTRNYTCGPAALATLLQNLGINTTEDELADLAETTEDGTTMQGLIKAAKAKGVNAVAKRVSVENLKPGMIVYMDGHYSVIRDVDNETVSLADPSLGKISRPLEEFKDEYSGMALLISGNNTSADGTGDNLSENTTEEPSPEEIENIKGRYHTSYTEYRKVYVRIEYRWVCGWHKEVVGGIHTIFGTFPLYREVWGWYRVYDPHYELRVIAIKR; translated from the coding sequence ATGAGAAAGTCGTGTCTTTGGGGTTTGCTGATCCTCCTCACACTCGCAGTATCCTTTAACGCTGCCGCAGCCGCAGAAACCCCGCAGGATAACAGCAGCAACCCCACCGATCCCATGGAACTATCCACAGCAGATAACCCTGAAGGGAACTTCACGGATCCAGCAGAGTTCACCATAGACGATAACATCACAGCCGACACCACAGGAGTGGTTATGCAGACCAGGAACTACACCTGCGGGCCGGCAGCACTCGCCACACTACTCCAGAACCTTGGAATAAACACAACCGAAGATGAGCTCGCAGACCTCGCCGAAACCACAGAAGACGGAACAACAATGCAGGGACTCATCAAAGCAGCAAAGGCCAAAGGCGTGAATGCAGTCGCAAAGAGGGTTTCTGTAGAAAACCTGAAACCTGGGATGATAGTCTACATGGACGGTCATTACAGTGTCATAAGAGATGTGGATAATGAGACAGTTTCACTGGCAGACCCCAGCCTCGGGAAGATATCAAGACCACTTGAAGAATTTAAAGATGAATACAGTGGTATGGCACTACTTATAAGTGGAAACAACACATCAGCGGACGGAACAGGAGATAACCTCTCAGAAAACACCACAGAAGAACCATCGCCAGAAGAAATTGAAAACATAAAAGGAAGATATCACACAAGCTACACGGAATACAGGAAAGTATACGTGCGTATAGAATATCGGTGGGTCTGTGGGTGGCACAAAGAGGTTGTAGGGGGTATACATACAATATTTGGAACTTTTCCACTTTACAGAGAAGTATGGGGCTGGTACAGAGTCTATGATCCGCACTATGAACTAAGAGTCATAGCCATTAAGAGGTGA
- a CDS encoding GXGXG domain-containing protein produces MTVQEMKIAGDDLSTRDINRKIKEGLRDNIKKFSIESNAELDSIVVGIREEAEFILSGRFGDFVGALNHGPKIEIHGKTGRYVGNNMTAGEIIVHGDADDGVGFGTYNGTIVIHGDAGDGIGQLNKGGVIIIDGDIGDLAGLYMLSGDLIITGDTGKDIGDWIIGGNIYVAGDFETGTNAKVLEPERDDLNKLSSLFSRYSIDASPEEFKKIQRKEIRPFYG; encoded by the coding sequence ATGACTGTTCAGGAGATGAAAATCGCAGGTGATGATCTCTCAACAAGGGACATCAACAGGAAGATAAAGGAAGGGCTGAGGGATAACATAAAGAAATTCAGCATAGAGAGCAACGCTGAACTGGACTCCATTGTTGTGGGGATAAGGGAGGAAGCAGAGTTCATCCTCAGTGGAAGGTTCGGTGACTTCGTTGGGGCACTCAACCACGGACCAAAGATAGAGATTCATGGAAAAACCGGGAGATACGTTGGCAACAACATGACCGCAGGGGAGATAATCGTCCACGGAGATGCAGACGATGGTGTGGGTTTTGGAACCTACAACGGAACAATAGTGATCCATGGAGACGCAGGTGACGGAATCGGGCAGCTCAACAAGGGCGGTGTGATCATAATCGATGGGGACATAGGTGACCTTGCAGGTCTCTACATGCTGAGCGGAGACCTCATAATAACAGGGGACACCGGTAAAGATATAGGTGACTGGATAATTGGCGGCAACATATACGTTGCTGGAGACTTCGAAACCGGAACCAATGCAAAGGTCCTGGAACCTGAAAGGGATGATCTGAACAAACTATCATCACTCTTCAGCAGATACTCAATAGACGCCTCTCCAGAGGAATTCAAAAAAATACAGCGCAAGGAGATACGTCCATTCTACGGTTAG
- a CDS encoding stage II sporulation protein M, with protein sequence MEFSIKLRDVLIVGIFIFISVLSGFSSTLSWMVNMDFHFWGVAFNPFMVCWMFLICASLYSAFKRDDKWFYAPLVSFILLTLLIFSYFMCMIPENAFNDLGDSSSEFDYNFTDVNIHDVDTGVNAGPLNNFLSIFLHNSSKAILYFILGFTIILPYFLWIVESESIAILMGIIHVWKWKGALFVLGCLHCYLEFPALILSFIAGANLSRYVFKAIIEVIRTRRIRGNFREVKGAVMWGLKLLGISITLLFLAAILETWWSPWWAHHIFP encoded by the coding sequence GTGGAATTTAGTATAAAGTTAAGGGATGTATTAATTGTTGGCATTTTTATTTTTATTAGTGTTTTGTCTGGTTTTTCATCTACATTATCCTGGATGGTGAACATGGATTTCCATTTCTGGGGGGTGGCTTTCAATCCATTTATGGTATGCTGGATGTTCTTGATATGCGCCTCTCTTTATTCTGCGTTTAAAAGAGATGATAAATGGTTTTATGCGCCCCTAGTATCATTTATACTCCTAACCCTTCTAATATTCAGCTATTTTATGTGTATGATACCAGAAAACGCGTTTAATGACTTAGGCGATTCATCCTCGGAATTCGATTATAATTTCACTGATGTTAATATCCATGATGTGGATACAGGGGTCAATGCTGGTCCATTAAACAATTTCCTGTCAATATTCCTCCATAACTCCAGTAAAGCCATCCTCTACTTTATACTTGGCTTTACAATAATTTTACCCTACTTCCTCTGGATAGTAGAGAGCGAAAGTATAGCGATTCTTATGGGTATAATCCATGTCTGGAAGTGGAAAGGAGCCCTATTCGTCTTAGGCTGCCTTCACTGCTACCTAGAATTCCCTGCACTAATACTGTCTTTTATTGCAGGGGCTAATTTGAGCCGTTACGTTTTTAAGGCCATCATAGAGGTTATCAGGACAAGAAGGATCCGTGGGAACTTCAGAGAAGTTAAGGGGGCTGTGATGTGGGGTTTGAAACTCCTTGGAATCAGCATAACCCTCCTCTTCCTGGCGGCGATCCTCGAAACCTGGTGGAGCCCCTGGTGGGCACACCACATATTCCCATAA